A genomic segment from Diceros bicornis minor isolate mBicDic1 chromosome 5, mDicBic1.mat.cur, whole genome shotgun sequence encodes:
- the CCNB2 gene encoding G2/mitotic-specific cyclin-B2, giving the protein MALLRRPTVSTDLENIDTGVNSKAKSHVTIRRAVLEEIGNRVTTRATQVAKKAQNTKVPVQPTKATNANKQLKPTASVKPVQMEILAPKGPSPTLEDVSMKEENLCQAFSDALLCKIEDIDNEDWENPQLCSDYVKDIYQYLRQLEVLQSINPHFLDGRDINGRMRAILVDWLVQVHSKFRLLQETLYMCIAIMDRFLQVQPVSRKKLQLVGITALLLASKYEEMFSPNIEDFVYITDNAYTSSQIREMETLILKELKFELGRPLPLHFLRRASKAGEVDVEQHTLAKYLMELTLIDYDMVHYHPSMVAAAASCLSQKVLGQGKWNLKQQYYTGYTENEVLEVMQHMAKNVVKVNGNLTKFIAVKNKYASSKLLKISTIPQLNSKAVQELASPLMGRS; this is encoded by the exons ATGGCGCTGCTCCGACGCCCGACG gtatccACTGATTTGGAGAATATTGACACAGGTGTTAATTCTAAAGCTAAGAGTCATGTGACTATCAGGCGGGCAGTTTTAGAAGAAATTGGAAATAGAGTTACAACCAGAGCCACACAAGTAGCTAAG aaaGCTCAGAACACCAAAGTACCTGTTCAACCCACCAAAGCAACAAATGCCAACAAGCAATTGAAACCTACTGCTTCTGTGAAACCAGTGCAGATGGAAATATTGGCTCCAAAG GGTCCTTCTCCCACACTGGAGGATGTCTCCATGAAGGAAGAGAACCTGTGCCAAGCTTTCTCTGATGCCCTACTCTGCAAAATCGAGGATATTGACAATGAAGATTGGGAGAACCCTCAGCTTTGCAGCGACTACGTTAAGGATATCTACCAGTACCTGCGGCAGCTTGAG GTTCTGCAATCCATAAATCCACATTTCTTAGATGGAAGAGATATAAACGGACGTATGCGTGCCATCCTGGTGGATTGGCTGGTGCAAGTCCACTCCAAGTTTAGGCTGTTGCAGGAAACTCTGTACATGTGCATTGCCATTATGGATCGGTTTTTACAG GTTCAGCCAGTCTCTCGTAAGAAGCTTCAACTGGTTGGGATTACGGCTCTGCTATTGGCTTCCAAGTATGAGGAGATGTTTTCTCCAAATATTGAAGACTTCGTTTATATCACAGACAATGCTTATACCAGTTCCCAAATCCGTGAAATGGAAACTCTGATTTTGAAAGAACTGAAATTTGAGTTGGGTCGACCTTTGCCACTACATTTCTTAAGGCGGGCATCGAAAGCTGGGGAG GTTGATGTTGAACAGCACACTTTAGCCAAATATTTGATGGAGCTGACTCTCATTGACTATGACATGGTGCATTATCATCCTTCTATGGTGGCAGCGGCTGCTTCCTGCCTGTCCCAGAAGGTTCTAGGCCAAGGAAAATGG AACTTAAAGCAGCAGTATTACACTGGATACACAGAGAATGAAGTGTTGGAAGTCATGCAGCATATGGCCAAAAATGTAGTGAAAGTAAATGGAAACTTAACGAAATTCATT GCCGTCAAGAACAAGTACGCAAGCAGCAAACTCCTGAAGATCAGCACGATTCCTCAGCTGAACTCAAAGGCCGTCCAAGAGCTGGCCTCGCCTCTGATGGGACGGTCCTAG